The Candidatus Eisenbacteria bacterium DNA window ACACACGGATCGTCACGGCCCGACCTTGCGTCGCGCCGCTTCGCAGGCGCCTCCGCCTTGCCCCCGACCTCGCGACGCGGCACCGGCGTCGGATCGCGCCCGTCGTGTCCGGTCGGCCGGGGTTGTGATGGGTCGCGTCTCGGGGTTAGTGCTGGAGGGAGGAGGGCATCGCGTGCACGTCGGAACCGGGTTGATCTTTCAGGCCACGGACAAGAGTCGGACCGATCTCGAGGTCTATCAGAACGAGCTGCGGCTCGGGGTGCTGGCGGAACGGCTCGGGTTCCAATCGATCTGGGGCGTGGAGCACCACTTCACCGACTACACGATGTGTCCGGACGTCCTCCAGTACCTCACCTACTTCGCGGCCAAGACCGAGACGGTCCAGCTCGGCTCCATGGTGGTAGTGCTGCCGTGGCACGATCCGCTGCGCGTCGCCGAGCAGGTGTCGATGCTCGACAACATGTCGAACGGCCGTCTGATCCTCGGCCTCGGGCGCGGCCTCGGCCGCGTCGAGTTCGAAGGCTTCGGCGTCGACATGAACGAGAGCCGCGAGATCTTCATCGAGTCGGCGCAGATGCTGCTCGGGGGGCTCGAGACGGGTGTCTGCGAGTTCGACGGGACGCACGTGAAGCAGGTCCGCCGCGAGATCCGCCCGCGGCCGTTCAAGAGCTTCCGCGATCGCACCTACGCCGCGGCCGTGTCGCCCGAGTCGGTCGAGATCATGGCGCGCCTCGGCGTCGGCATCCTCATCATCCCGCAGAAGCCGTGGGACGTCGTCGCGGCGGAGCTGGCGACCTATCGCGACGTGTTCCAGCGCGTGAACGGGCGTGCGGCGCCGGCGCCGATCGTCGGCGCGTGGACGTTCTGCGACGAGGACGAAGGGCGCGCCCGCGAGATGGCCGTGCGCTACATCGGCGGCTATTGGAACACCGTCGTCCAGCACTACGAGCTTCGCGGCGACCACCTGAAGCACACCAAGGGCTACGAGACGTACGGACGTCTGCAGGACGTCGTCAACGTCGAGGGTGGCGCGGACGCGGCGACCCAGTTCTTCCTCGACATCCAGGTGTGGGGCACGCCCGAGCAGTGCTTCGACAAGATCATGCGCATCCGGTCCGTCACGGGTCTGGAGTGGTACAACGGCGTCTTCAGCTACGCCGGCATGCCCTGGGCCGACGTCGAACGGAGCATGCGCCTGTTCGCGCGCGAGGTGATGCCGCGCCTGAAGGCCGTCGGCGCACCGGAGAGCCTGCAGGCGAAGTCGGCCTAGAGACGGGCGCTTCGCGCCGGAGAGGTGACACGCACGATGAACAGCTTCCGGGGGAGAATTGCCGTCGTCACGGGCGGCGGCACGGGCATGGGGCGCGAGCTCACGCGGCAGCTCGCCGCCGAAGGCTGCCACGTCGCGATCTGCGACGTGTCGGCCGA harbors:
- a CDS encoding LLM class flavin-dependent oxidoreductase encodes the protein MHVGTGLIFQATDKSRTDLEVYQNELRLGVLAERLGFQSIWGVEHHFTDYTMCPDVLQYLTYFAAKTETVQLGSMVVVLPWHDPLRVAEQVSMLDNMSNGRLILGLGRGLGRVEFEGFGVDMNESREIFIESAQMLLGGLETGVCEFDGTHVKQVRREIRPRPFKSFRDRTYAAAVSPESVEIMARLGVGILIIPQKPWDVVAAELATYRDVFQRVNGRAAPAPIVGAWTFCDEDEGRAREMAVRYIGGYWNTVVQHYELRGDHLKHTKGYETYGRLQDVVNVEGGADAATQFFLDIQVWGTPEQCFDKIMRIRSVTGLEWYNGVFSYAGMPWADVERSMRLFAREVMPRLKAVGAPESLQAKSA